In Streptomyces sp. NBC_01408, one DNA window encodes the following:
- a CDS encoding molybdopterin-binding protein → MQSYTIGQAARLLGVSPDTARRWADAGRVVTHRDEAGRRLINGRDLATFSIEVGQGAHSEDGEPYTSARNAFPGIVTAVTLGDVAAQVEIQAGPHRLVSLLTREAVEELGLEVGMQATARVKSTSVHIDRT, encoded by the coding sequence ATGCAGTCCTACACCATCGGACAGGCGGCTCGCCTGCTGGGCGTCAGCCCGGACACCGCGCGCCGCTGGGCCGACGCCGGCCGGGTCGTGACCCATCGCGACGAAGCCGGCCGACGCCTGATCAACGGCCGTGACCTGGCCACGTTCTCCATCGAGGTGGGCCAGGGCGCCCACAGCGAGGACGGAGAGCCCTACACCTCGGCACGCAACGCCTTCCCCGGCATCGTCACGGCCGTCACGCTCGGCGACGTGGCCGCTCAGGTCGAGATCCAGGCGGGTCCCCACCGGCTGGTCTCCCTGCTGACGCGTGAGGCCGTCGAGGAGCTCGGGCTGGAGGTCGGCATGCAGGCCACCGCCCGCGTGAAGTCCACCAGCGTGCACATCGACCGCACCTGA
- the dhaL gene encoding dihydroxyacetone kinase subunit DhaL — protein sequence MRDTEFFRRWMTATAAAVEREADHLTELDSPIGDADHGSNLLRGFTAVRKALDAEAPQSPGAVLQLAGRTLISTVGGASGPLYGTLLRRTGKELGDAAEVSDEELRKALYAGVGAVAQLGGAAPGDKTMLDALVPGVGALSTSYRAAGAAADQGARATVPLRARKGRASYLGERSIGHQDPGATSSALLMGALADAADAADAADGADAADSADAADAADAADSADAADGAL from the coding sequence GTGCGTGACACAGAGTTCTTCCGGCGCTGGATGACGGCCACTGCGGCCGCGGTCGAGCGCGAGGCGGACCATCTGACCGAGCTCGACTCCCCCATCGGGGACGCCGACCACGGGAGCAACCTGCTGCGCGGTTTCACGGCCGTACGGAAGGCCCTGGACGCGGAGGCGCCGCAGTCACCGGGCGCGGTGCTGCAACTGGCGGGGCGGACCCTGATCTCGACGGTCGGCGGGGCGTCGGGCCCGCTGTACGGAACGCTGCTGCGGCGCACCGGCAAGGAACTCGGTGACGCCGCCGAGGTGTCCGACGAGGAGCTGCGCAAGGCCCTGTACGCGGGGGTGGGGGCGGTGGCGCAGCTGGGCGGAGCGGCCCCGGGCGACAAGACGATGCTGGACGCGCTCGTACCGGGCGTGGGCGCGCTGAGCACCTCGTACCGGGCGGCCGGGGCGGCCGCGGACCAGGGCGCGCGGGCGACGGTGCCCCTGCGGGCACGCAAGGGCCGGGCCAGCTACCTGGGCGAGCGCAGCATCGGGCACCAGGATCCGGGAGCGACCTCGTCGGCGCTGCTGATGGGGGCGCTCGCGGATGCGGCGGATGCGGCGGATGCGGCCGACGGTGCGGACGCGGCGGACAGTGCGGACGCGGCGGACGCGGCGGACGCGGCGGACAGTGCGGACGCGGCGGACGGTGCCCTGTGA
- a CDS encoding PTS-dependent dihydroxyacetone kinase phosphotransferase subunit DhaM: protein MTGAGVVGIVLVSHSAEVAESVAALARGLAAGGPVAPVTAAGGTADGGLGTSAERIVAAAREADGGAGVALLADLGSSVLTVKALLLEDELPPGSRLVDAPFVEGAVAAVVAASAGAPLAAVEAAATEAYSYRKG, encoded by the coding sequence GTGACGGGGGCCGGCGTGGTCGGGATCGTCCTGGTGTCGCACAGCGCCGAGGTGGCGGAGTCGGTCGCGGCACTGGCGCGGGGCCTGGCGGCGGGCGGACCCGTGGCCCCGGTGACCGCGGCGGGCGGAACGGCCGACGGCGGCCTCGGCACGAGTGCGGAACGGATCGTGGCGGCCGCGCGGGAGGCGGACGGGGGCGCCGGGGTCGCGCTGCTGGCGGACCTCGGGAGCTCGGTGCTGACGGTGAAGGCGCTGCTGCTGGAGGACGAACTGCCGCCGGGGTCCCGCCTGGTCGACGCACCCTTCGTGGAGGGCGCGGTGGCGGCGGTGGTCGCCGCCTCCGCGGGAGCCCCGCTGGCCGCCGTGGAAGCGGCCGCGACCGAGGCGTACTCCTACCGCAAGGGCTAG
- a CDS encoding RNA-binding S4 domain-containing protein, with protein MADEVTGTGAGADAGTVRVDAWIWSVRLTKTRSTAATACRAGHVKVNGERAKPAQAVRAGDEVRLFHAGRERIVVVRRPVSKRVGAPVAAECLIDKSPPPPTPVEAAVVGTRDRGAGRPTKRERREIESLRGR; from the coding sequence ATGGCTGATGAGGTAACGGGAACGGGCGCGGGAGCGGATGCAGGCACGGTCCGGGTGGACGCGTGGATCTGGTCCGTGCGCCTGACGAAGACCCGCTCGACCGCGGCGACCGCCTGCCGGGCGGGCCATGTGAAGGTCAACGGGGAACGCGCCAAGCCGGCGCAGGCCGTCCGCGCGGGTGACGAGGTACGGCTCTTCCACGCGGGGCGCGAGCGGATCGTGGTGGTCCGGCGGCCCGTGTCCAAGCGGGTGGGCGCCCCGGTCGCCGCGGAGTGCCTGATCGACAAGAGCCCGCCGCCGCCGACCCCCGTGGAGGCCGCCGTGGTCGGCACCCGCGACCGCGGCGCGGGCCGGCCGACCAAGCGCGAACGCCGCGAGATCGAATCCCTCCGCGGCCGCTGA
- the modA gene encoding molybdate ABC transporter substrate-binding protein, which translates to MSATMNRRRAAAAVLTTALFLPLTACGNGDDKKPAADSSASAPNPASAEPKAANLTVLAASSLTDVFKTAGAAYEKAHPGTKVTFSFAGSQELAAQVKQGAPADALVTADTKTMDGLKAETGEAKIIAKNRLVIAAGKGNPFKIDELKDLADTKVKVVLAAPEVPVGRYSKEILDKQGVTVKPVSQEPNVRAVLSKVELGEADAGLVYKTDSAKSGDKVVAVEIPDEQNAVASYPAATLKQSKNADAAAAFVAWLSTPEAQKILQDAGFQQA; encoded by the coding sequence ATGTCCGCGACCATGAACCGCCGCCGTGCCGCTGCCGCCGTTCTGACCACTGCCCTGTTCCTGCCGCTGACCGCGTGCGGCAACGGCGACGACAAGAAGCCCGCCGCCGACTCCTCCGCGAGCGCCCCGAACCCGGCCTCCGCCGAGCCCAAGGCCGCGAACCTGACCGTCCTCGCCGCGTCCTCCCTCACCGACGTCTTCAAGACCGCGGGTGCCGCGTACGAGAAGGCCCACCCGGGGACGAAGGTCACCTTCTCCTTCGCCGGCTCGCAGGAGCTCGCCGCGCAGGTCAAGCAGGGTGCGCCGGCCGACGCGCTGGTCACCGCCGACACCAAGACGATGGACGGGCTGAAGGCCGAGACCGGCGAGGCCAAGATCATCGCCAAGAACCGCCTGGTCATCGCGGCCGGCAAGGGCAACCCGTTCAAGATCGACGAGCTCAAGGACCTCGCCGACACCAAGGTCAAGGTCGTGCTCGCCGCGCCCGAGGTCCCCGTCGGCCGGTACAGCAAGGAGATCCTGGACAAGCAGGGCGTCACGGTGAAGCCCGTCTCCCAGGAGCCGAACGTACGCGCCGTGCTGAGCAAGGTCGAGCTGGGCGAGGCCGACGCGGGCCTCGTCTACAAGACCGACTCCGCCAAGTCCGGCGACAAGGTCGTCGCCGTCGAGATCCCGGACGAGCAGAACGCGGTGGCCTCCTACCCGGCCGCCACGCTGAAGCAGTCCAAGAACGCCGACGCCGCCGCCGCGTTCGTGGCCTGGCTGAGCACCCCGGAGGCGCAGAAGATCCTCCAGGACGCGGGCTTCCAGCAGGCCTGA